A single region of the Thermodesulfatator indicus DSM 15286 genome encodes:
- a CDS encoding MlaD family protein gives MRKNSGTEIKVGLFVFITLLALGYLSLQLGEETFFKQKGYPLKAVFDNVSGLVSGARVEMAGVEIGRVSNISLVDGKALVEMRIREGIKITKDAQAAIRTKGVLGDRYVEIKQGKAKAYLSPGEIIAKTVTPVDIDQLLAEIGPAFSDIREITSGIKEVLLSEEVRANFKQMSIDVREAAKSFRKINEMLANGEGTLGKLIADDKLYYKLESIADNLNQVAEKINHGNGTLAKLVNQDDLYVQLEQTIADLNQTTQTLKNLVQKAEAGQGTLGKLLTDDELYNQLNEAVKSLNLVAQKLSSGKGTLGKLLTDDSLYLDLKKTIRNVNQAAVGLQEQMPITILGTVGGMVLQ, from the coding sequence ATGAGAAAGAATAGCGGCACAGAAATTAAAGTAGGTCTTTTTGTCTTCATTACCTTATTAGCTCTGGGTTACCTCAGCCTTCAATTAGGAGAAGAAACTTTTTTTAAACAAAAAGGTTATCCCCTTAAGGCCGTTTTTGATAATGTTTCTGGTTTGGTAAGTGGAGCACGAGTGGAAATGGCTGGGGTAGAGATTGGAAGGGTATCAAATATTTCGTTAGTTGATGGAAAAGCGCTGGTAGAAATGCGTATTAGAGAAGGCATAAAGATAACTAAAGATGCCCAAGCTGCTATTCGCACCAAAGGCGTGTTAGGAGACCGGTACGTGGAAATCAAGCAAGGGAAGGCTAAAGCCTATCTTTCTCCTGGAGAAATAATAGCTAAAACAGTAACTCCTGTAGATATAGACCAACTGCTTGCAGAAATTGGTCCAGCTTTTAGCGATATAAGAGAGATTACTTCTGGTATCAAAGAAGTTTTGCTTTCCGAAGAGGTGAGAGCCAATTTTAAACAGATGTCCATTGATGTGCGAGAAGCTGCCAAATCTTTCCGTAAAATTAATGAAATGCTAGCAAACGGTGAAGGGACCCTCGGAAAACTCATAGCAGACGATAAGCTTTATTACAAACTTGAGTCTATTGCTGACAATTTGAATCAGGTTGCAGAAAAAATTAATCACGGAAACGGAACTCTGGCCAAATTGGTTAATCAGGATGACTTATACGTTCAGCTGGAACAGACTATAGCAGATCTTAATCAAACCACTCAAACGCTTAAAAACTTAGTGCAAAAAGCTGAAGCCGGGCAAGGCACCCTTGGAAAACTTCTCACTGATGATGAACTATACAATCAACTAAACGAAGCCGTGAAGTCTTTAAATCTTGTGGCTCAAAAACTTTCTTCAGGTAAAGGCACTTTAGGGAAACTTCTCACTGATGACTCTTTATATCTAGACCTGAAAAAAACTATACGTAACGTAAACCAGGCCGCAGTGGGCCTTCAGGAACAAATGCCTATCACCATTCTTGGCACAGTAGGGGGAATGGTCCTACAATAA
- a CDS encoding ABC transporter ATP-binding protein: protein MIKIIDLYKSFGKHQVLRGVNLKIPAGKMTFIMGASGTGKSVLLKHIIGLISPDKGQILVDGKDITKLSERELMKVRKRFGMLFQEGALFDSMTVGENVAFPLKEHTKLSEKEIRARVELKLSQVGLLEAINKMPSELSGGMKKRVALARALALDPEIVLFDEPTTGLDPIMQESISYLIKETQERLNLTCVVISHDVPIAFAVADKIAFLYEGQVVEEGPPEKIKKSEHPFVKKFIRALPACFKEGHHEKE, encoded by the coding sequence ATGATAAAAATCATCGATCTCTACAAGTCTTTTGGCAAACACCAGGTATTGCGAGGGGTAAATTTGAAAATCCCTGCCGGTAAAATGACTTTTATTATGGGAGCCAGTGGAACCGGAAAAAGCGTCCTCTTAAAACATATTATTGGACTCATTTCTCCAGATAAAGGCCAAATCTTAGTTGATGGTAAAGATATTACCAAGCTTTCTGAGCGAGAACTTATGAAAGTTCGTAAACGCTTTGGTATGCTCTTTCAGGAAGGGGCCCTCTTTGACTCCATGACTGTGGGAGAAAACGTAGCTTTTCCTTTAAAAGAACACACAAAACTTTCGGAAAAAGAGATTAGGGCAAGGGTAGAACTTAAGTTATCTCAGGTAGGATTACTGGAAGCCATCAATAAAATGCCCTCCGAGCTATCTGGCGGGATGAAAAAACGGGTGGCTCTAGCCCGTGCCCTGGCCCTTGATCCAGAGATAGTCTTGTTTGATGAACCAACTACCGGTCTTGATCCTATAATGCAAGAAAGTATTTCTTATTTAATTAAAGAAACACAGGAAAGATTAAATCTTACTTGTGTGGTTATAAGCCATGATGTTCCCATTGCTTTTGCTGTTGCTGATAAGATAGCCTTTTTATACGAAGGACAAGTAGTAGAAGAAGGGCCTCCTGAAAAAATAAAAAAATCAGAGCACCCCTTTGTCAAAAAATTTATAAGGGCCTTACCAGCCTGCTTTAAGGAGGGGCACCATGAGAAAGAATAG